Proteins from a genomic interval of Terriglobia bacterium:
- a CDS encoding DinB family protein, producing the protein MTLTDVLLHEAEVTYDITEKLFCRVVDRDLSWRPATGKNWMTVGQLLMHCASFGCGKAIQGFVKGDWGLPAGSRLEDLGAEQHVPPVAALPSVESVEQALILLARDRDLTLGCIAETKEAELLTKTLAAPWGGQEMTLFQHLLQMIAHLGQHKGQLFYYLKLMGKDVNTSDLWGA; encoded by the coding sequence ATGACACTCACCGATGTGCTCCTGCATGAAGCGGAAGTAACGTACGACATCACAGAGAAGTTGTTCTGTCGTGTCGTCGACAGGGATCTCTCCTGGAGGCCGGCTACGGGCAAGAACTGGATGACCGTTGGGCAGCTGCTGATGCATTGCGCCAGCTTCGGGTGCGGCAAGGCCATTCAGGGCTTTGTCAAGGGAGACTGGGGGCTGCCCGCGGGTTCCCGACTTGAGGACCTGGGTGCCGAGCAGCATGTGCCACCGGTGGCGGCACTGCCCAGCGTTGAAAGCGTCGAGCAGGCACTCATACTCTTGGCGAGGGACCGGGACTTAACGCTGGGATGCATTGCGGAAACGAAGGAGGCCGAACTGCTGACCAAAACGCTCGCTGCACCCTGGGGTGGTCAGGAGATGACGCTGTTCCAGCACCTGCTGCAGATGATCGCGCACCTCGGCCAGCACAAGGGCCAGCTCTTTTACTACCTCAAACTGATGGGAAAGGACGTGAACACCAGCGACCTCTGGGGGGCTTAA
- a CDS encoding formate dehydrogenase accessory protein FdhE, translating to MIRPTWDQRIARAGELAEAFPFAAEVLGFYAGVARYQKALYGYIQQARGKSLLPGHSFRDSLDLVLLLPRFPGFLNVVREAAPAALSSLAEQMAAEKEPRWEKLLRDFWQRSELGEIPYTESFFARAFLQPYAEFVADRLGAPPRTGNSATCPICDSEPVVGVLREEQLGAKRTFICSLCAHEWEFPRLVCPGCGEDRNEALAVYTSEYFEHVRVEACDTCKSYIKAVDLTKYGLAIPVVDELASLPLTLWAQEHGYTKLQPNLMAV from the coding sequence ATGATCCGTCCGACTTGGGACCAGAGGATCGCGCGCGCCGGGGAACTGGCCGAAGCTTTTCCCTTCGCGGCGGAAGTCCTCGGTTTCTATGCCGGCGTGGCGCGCTATCAGAAAGCGTTGTACGGCTACATTCAACAGGCCCGGGGCAAATCGCTGCTCCCGGGCCATTCCTTTCGCGACTCGCTCGATCTCGTCTTGCTGCTGCCGCGCTTTCCGGGGTTTCTGAATGTGGTCAGGGAAGCGGCGCCGGCGGCGCTGTCGTCGCTGGCGGAACAGATGGCCGCCGAGAAAGAGCCGCGCTGGGAAAAACTGCTGCGCGATTTCTGGCAGCGCTCCGAACTCGGCGAGATCCCCTACACCGAATCATTCTTCGCCCGCGCCTTCCTCCAGCCTTATGCGGAGTTCGTCGCCGACCGGCTGGGCGCGCCGCCGCGCACCGGCAACAGCGCAACCTGCCCGATCTGCGATTCCGAGCCGGTGGTCGGGGTGCTGCGCGAGGAGCAACTTGGGGCCAAGCGCACCTTCATCTGCTCGCTGTGCGCCCACGAGTGGGAATTCCCGCGCCTGGTGTGTCCGGGTTGCGGGGAAGACCGCAATGAAGCGCTCGCGGTTTATACCTCGGAGTACTTCGAGCACGTTCGCGTCGAGGCCTGCGACACCTGCAAGAGCTACATCAAGGCCGTGGACTTGACCAAGTACGGCCTGGCGATTCCGGTGGTGGATGAACTCGCCTCGCTGCCTCTCACGCTGTGGGCGCAGGAGCACGGCTACACCAAACTCCAGCCGAATTTGATGGCGGTGTGA
- a CDS encoding formate dehydrogenase subunit gamma, giving the protein MSQHRILPNGDVLRYTLTERIIHWVAGLSYVYLLLSGLAFWTPWMWWLALFLGGGPVVRSVHPWMGLIFTFGVVYMFVMWSKDMYITQQDREWRKFIGGYVRNEEEEQPDPHKAVRTFQQFAPVDRFNYGQKYLFWVMFWGGIALFVTGMVLWFSEYLPWSLRFLRLLSVILHPIAFLVTLGGFIIHVYMGTAVVRGGFASVIRGEVSPSWAKFHHRLWLDKIIAAEDTVEK; this is encoded by the coding sequence ATGAGCCAGCATCGCATACTTCCCAACGGCGATGTGCTCCGCTACACGCTCACGGAGCGCATCATTCACTGGGTGGCGGGACTGTCGTACGTCTACCTGCTGCTCAGCGGCCTCGCCTTCTGGACGCCCTGGATGTGGTGGCTGGCGCTGTTCCTCGGCGGCGGCCCCGTGGTCCGCTCCGTCCATCCCTGGATGGGCCTGATCTTCACCTTCGGCGTGGTGTACATGTTCGTCATGTGGAGCAAGGACATGTACATCACCCAGCAGGACCGCGAGTGGCGCAAGTTCATCGGCGGGTATGTCCGCAACGAGGAAGAGGAACAGCCCGATCCGCACAAGGCCGTCCGCACCTTCCAGCAGTTTGCCCCGGTGGACCGCTTCAACTACGGCCAGAAGTACCTCTTCTGGGTGATGTTCTGGGGCGGCATCGCGCTCTTCGTCACCGGCATGGTGCTCTGGTTCTCTGAATACCTTCCCTGGAGCCTGCGCTTCCTGCGGTTGCTCTCGGTGATCCTGCACCCGATCGCGTTCCTGGTGACGCTGGGCGGGTTCATCATTCACGTGTATATGGGAACGGCCGTGGTGCGCGGCGGATTCGCCTCCGTGATCCGCGGCGAGGTCTCGCCCTCCTGGGCGAAGTTCCATCATCGCCTCTGGCTGGACAAGATCATTGCAGCCGAGGATACGGTCGAGAAGTAG
- the fdxH gene encoding formate dehydrogenase subunit beta codes for MTQALEMKNASAGAASPGIRLTQVVAKLIDTSTCIGCKACEVACQEWNDLPPETTVNLGTYQTLPDMTPHVWNLIRFNEVEEGGNLHWLMRKDQCMHCADPGCLKACPAPGAIVQYENGIVDFAQENCIGCGYCISGCPFNVPKLSSQTKKVYKCTLCVDRVSVGLEPACIKACPTSCLQFGTKENLLLKAKKRVDQLKASGFATAGIYDPGGVGGTGVVSILAYADKPEAYGLPADPTIPWTVELWKQPLKWIGNLAIIGGIIGTFIHYLRYGPKHAPPDGKVPQANAGGKQ; via the coding sequence ATGACGCAAGCACTGGAAATGAAAAACGCTTCCGCGGGCGCCGCTTCCCCGGGCATCCGCTTGACCCAGGTGGTCGCCAAGCTCATTGACACCTCGACCTGCATCGGCTGCAAGGCCTGCGAGGTCGCCTGCCAGGAGTGGAACGATCTGCCGCCGGAAACCACCGTCAATTTGGGTACCTATCAGACGCTGCCCGACATGACGCCGCACGTCTGGAACCTGATCCGCTTCAACGAAGTCGAGGAAGGCGGCAACCTGCACTGGCTGATGCGCAAGGACCAGTGCATGCACTGCGCCGATCCCGGTTGCCTGAAGGCCTGTCCCGCGCCCGGCGCCATCGTGCAGTATGAGAACGGCATCGTGGACTTCGCGCAGGAGAACTGCATTGGCTGCGGCTACTGCATCTCCGGCTGCCCGTTCAATGTGCCCAAGCTCAGCTCGCAGACCAAGAAGGTGTACAAGTGCACCCTCTGCGTGGACCGCGTTTCGGTGGGGCTGGAACCGGCCTGCATCAAGGCCTGTCCGACGAGCTGCCTGCAATTTGGCACCAAGGAAAATCTGCTGCTCAAGGCCAAGAAGCGCGTGGACCAGCTCAAGGCCTCGGGCTTCGCCACCGCCGGAATCTACGATCCGGGCGGGGTCGGCGGCACCGGCGTGGTCAGCATTCTGGCCTATGCCGACAAGCCGGAAGCCTACGGTCTGCCCGCCGATCCGACCATCCCGTGGACGGTGGAACTGTGGAAGCAGCCGCTGAAGTGGATCGGCAACCTGGCGATCATCGGCGGCATCATCGGGACCTTCATTCATTACCTGCGCTATGGGCCGAAGCACGCTCCCCCAGACGGTAAGGTTCCCCAGGCGAACGCAGGAGGTAAACAATGA
- the fdnG gene encoding formate dehydrogenase-N subunit alpha, producing the protein MKTSRRDFLKVSTVGGVAASVLGFDLTQAHAEVRELKIARTTETRSTCPYCAVGCGVIIHTLGDKSGNVRPAVVHVEGDPDHPINQGALCPKGATIKHNIVNDRRITKPMYRAPGSDKWEEKSWDFMVDRIARLLKDTRDAKLREANALTAVGVIGGCTDNNENNYLLVKAFRAGLGIIPMEQQARIUHGPTVASLAATFGRGAMTNGWTDIQNADVVLAMGGNPAENHPVGFRFVMEAKRNRNAKLVSVDPRFNRTSAVADSFTQIRAGSDIAFLAGLINYCFTHNRIQEEYVRLYTNATFIVHPGYAFKDDVGVFSGWDEANKKYDKSTWNYDIGKDGFAKVDPTMQDPRCVYQLMKKFYARYTPEMVAKVCGCSAESFNKAAEIITSTYPADKVGTIMYALGWTHHSFSVQLIHIAAMLQLLLGNIGMAGGGINALRGHSNIQGGTDCGMAYHNLPGYIAIPKQDETDLKAYFGHLLPKPLRPAVMNFVQNYDRFYISQMKAYYGLKATKENEFGYQWHPRLPQGAAPGTYENWSWAFIFDHMYNGKMDGLLNFGMNPVNNGPHSRKVISALKKLKYLVVAENFETETASFWKSEIIALDEEKTGTSDVKTEVFLLPAANFSEKDGTFVNSARWFQWKYKALDPPGDARTDQEIISRIFLKVRDLYAKEGGKSPEPVQNLNWWYTNPFQPSLDEVAREINGWALTEVKNEKDPKVVDLKPGEQLGKFYDARNDGTTLSGNWLYIGSYTQAGNLAQRRNNADPSGMKRFSEWGYNWPANRRVMYNRCSADAQGKPWDPKRPVIKWNGEKWAGDVPDYKPDSPPEAGMGAFIMLPEGVARLFVPGMFAEGPFTEFYEPMESPVSNPLHAATSSNPGVKPFKGKWDRLGKADEFPIVATTYRLTEHFHYWTKNNAYNVQLQPEFFVEMSEELAKEKSLKSGDMVKVTSARGSIQGKAMVTKRIKPMQVAGKTVHQIGFPIHWGFLGRGEQTGGMANIVTPTIVDPNSFAPEYKGFLVKLEKV; encoded by the coding sequence ATGAAAACGTCGCGAAGAGATTTCCTGAAAGTCAGTACCGTCGGAGGCGTTGCCGCGTCGGTACTTGGCTTTGACCTCACGCAAGCTCACGCCGAAGTGCGGGAGCTTAAAATCGCCCGCACCACCGAGACCCGCTCCACCTGCCCGTATTGCGCGGTGGGATGCGGGGTGATCATTCACACCCTCGGCGACAAGAGCGGCAACGTCAGGCCCGCGGTCGTCCACGTCGAAGGCGATCCCGACCATCCCATCAACCAGGGCGCGCTGTGTCCCAAGGGCGCGACCATCAAGCACAACATCGTGAACGACCGCCGCATTACCAAGCCGATGTACCGCGCGCCGGGCAGCGACAAGTGGGAAGAGAAGTCATGGGACTTCATGGTGGACCGCATCGCCCGCCTGCTGAAGGACACGCGCGACGCCAAGCTGCGCGAGGCCAACGCGCTCACCGCGGTCGGCGTCATCGGCGGCTGCACCGACAACAACGAGAACAATTATCTGCTGGTGAAAGCGTTCCGTGCGGGGCTGGGCATCATCCCCATGGAACAGCAGGCCCGTATATGACACGGCCCGACGGTGGCCAGTTTGGCCGCCACATTCGGGCGCGGCGCCATGACCAACGGCTGGACCGACATCCAGAATGCTGATGTCGTCCTTGCCATGGGCGGAAATCCCGCCGAAAACCATCCCGTGGGCTTCCGCTTCGTCATGGAAGCCAAGCGCAACCGCAACGCCAAGCTGGTCTCGGTGGACCCGCGTTTCAACCGCACCTCCGCCGTGGCCGACAGCTTCACCCAGATCCGCGCCGGCAGCGACATCGCCTTCCTCGCCGGCCTCATCAACTACTGCTTCACCCACAACCGCATTCAGGAGGAGTACGTCCGCCTCTACACCAACGCCACTTTCATCGTCCACCCGGGCTACGCGTTCAAGGACGACGTCGGCGTGTTCAGCGGCTGGGATGAAGCCAATAAGAAATACGACAAGAGCACGTGGAACTACGACATCGGCAAGGACGGCTTCGCCAAGGTCGATCCCACCATGCAGGACCCGCGCTGCGTCTACCAGTTGATGAAAAAGTTTTACGCGCGCTACACCCCGGAGATGGTCGCCAAGGTCTGCGGGTGCAGCGCCGAGAGCTTCAACAAGGCAGCCGAGATCATCACCTCCACCTATCCCGCCGACAAGGTGGGCACCATCATGTACGCCCTCGGCTGGACGCACCACAGCTTCTCGGTGCAGTTGATCCACATCGCCGCCATGCTGCAACTGCTGCTGGGCAACATCGGCATGGCGGGCGGCGGCATCAACGCCCTGCGCGGCCACTCCAACATCCAGGGCGGCACCGACTGCGGCATGGCTTACCACAACCTGCCCGGCTACATCGCCATCCCGAAGCAGGACGAGACGGATCTCAAGGCGTACTTCGGTCACCTGCTTCCCAAGCCGCTGCGGCCTGCGGTCATGAACTTCGTGCAGAACTACGACCGCTTCTACATCAGCCAGATGAAGGCGTATTACGGCCTGAAGGCGACCAAGGAAAACGAGTTCGGCTACCAGTGGCATCCGCGGCTGCCGCAGGGCGCCGCGCCGGGAACCTACGAAAACTGGAGCTGGGCCTTCATCTTCGACCACATGTACAACGGCAAGATGGACGGCCTGCTCAACTTCGGCATGAACCCGGTGAACAACGGGCCGCACTCCCGCAAGGTGATCAGCGCCCTCAAGAAGCTGAAGTACCTTGTCGTGGCGGAAAACTTTGAGACCGAAACCGCTTCCTTTTGGAAGTCGGAGATCATTGCCCTCGACGAGGAGAAGACCGGCACCTCCGATGTCAAGACCGAGGTCTTCCTCCTGCCCGCCGCCAACTTCTCCGAGAAAGACGGTACCTTCGTCAATTCTGCCCGCTGGTTCCAGTGGAAGTACAAGGCGCTGGATCCACCCGGCGACGCCAGGACCGACCAGGAGATCATCAGCCGCATCTTCCTCAAGGTTCGCGATCTCTACGCCAAGGAAGGCGGCAAGTCGCCGGAACCGGTGCAGAACCTAAACTGGTGGTACACCAATCCGTTCCAGCCTTCGCTCGACGAGGTCGCGCGCGAAATCAATGGCTGGGCGCTCACCGAGGTGAAGAACGAGAAAGACCCGAAAGTGGTTGATCTCAAGCCCGGCGAGCAGTTGGGCAAGTTCTACGACGCCCGCAACGACGGCACCACGCTGAGCGGCAACTGGCTCTACATCGGCTCTTACACACAGGCCGGCAACCTCGCCCAGCGGCGCAACAATGCCGATCCCAGCGGCATGAAGCGCTTCTCCGAGTGGGGCTACAACTGGCCCGCCAACCGCCGCGTGATGTACAACCGCTGCTCCGCCGATGCGCAAGGTAAGCCGTGGGATCCTAAGCGCCCGGTGATCAAGTGGAACGGCGAGAAGTGGGCGGGCGACGTTCCCGATTACAAGCCCGACAGCCCGCCCGAAGCCGGCATGGGGGCGTTCATCATGCTGCCCGAAGGCGTCGCACGCTTGTTCGTCCCGGGCATGTTTGCCGAGGGTCCGTTCACCGAGTTCTATGAGCCCATGGAATCGCCGGTGTCGAACCCGCTGCATGCGGCCACGAGTTCGAATCCTGGCGTCAAGCCCTTCAAGGGCAAGTGGGACCGCCTCGGCAAAGCCGATGAGTTCCCCATTGTCGCCACCACCTACCGCCTGACCGAGCACTTCCATTACTGGACGAAAAACAACGCCTACAACGTGCAGTTGCAGCCGGAATTCTTCGTCGAGATGTCGGAAGAGCTGGCCAAGGAGAAGAGCCTGAAGAGCGGCGACATGGTGAAAGTCACCAGCGCCCGCGGTTCCATCCAGGGCAAGGCGATGGTGACCAAGCGCATCAAGCCCATGCAGGTGGCGGGCAAGACCGTGCACCAGATCGGATTCCCCATTCACTGGGGCTTCCTTGGACGCGGCGAGCAAACCGGCGGGATGGCCAACATCGTCACCCCGACCATCGTGGACCCGAACTCGTTTGCGCCCGAGTACAAAGGCTTCCTGGTGAAGCTGGAGAAGGTATAG
- a CDS encoding 4Fe-4S binding protein has protein sequence MAYVITDTCLKDVLCADACPTDCIHPKKDEPQFEAATQMYVDPEGCIDCGACVSVCPSNSLFPAEEVPEDKKDFVEKNAKYYAN, from the coding sequence ATGGCTTACGTAATTACCGATACCTGCCTGAAGGACGTGCTCTGCGCTGACGCCTGTCCCACCGACTGCATTCATCCCAAGAAGGACGAACCGCAATTCGAGGCCGCGACCCAGATGTACGTGGATCCCGAAGGCTGCATTGACTGCGGCGCCTGCGTCTCGGTCTGCCCCTCGAATTCCTTGTTCCCGGCTGAAGAAGTGCCCGAGGACAAGAAGGATTTCGTCGAGAAGAACGCCAAGTACTACGCAAACTAG
- a CDS encoding homoserine O-acetyltransferase produces the protein MASIEPTAEANCRLEGAFRLEAGGELPSPDVRYAVYGELNRRRDNAILVCHALSGSARVADWWPELFPGVFDTSRYCVIGTNLIGSCYGATGPGSLSPVTGVTYGPDFPLVSIRDMVRAQAGVLDHLGIERLHTVVGGSIGGMQALQWAVDFPQRVERAIAIGAAPLSAMGLALNHLQRLAIQLDPAFRGGHYAADEGPEAGLALTRGIAMLSYKSPELLGERFARRPNRNGEDPYRAYSDRFDVAGYLDHQGKKFIARFDANSYLVLSKAMDTFDLTRGYESEREALRRIRARVLLVGISSDWLFPPEDVRDLAQRVRAAGHACDYAELKSSHGHDGFLADMDQLAPFITAALWRPAGNPVPITRPHLARAAN, from the coding sequence ATGGCTTCAATCGAACCCACTGCCGAAGCAAACTGTAGGCTCGAAGGCGCCTTCCGCCTCGAGGCCGGCGGGGAACTGCCTTCGCCGGATGTGCGTTACGCCGTGTATGGCGAGCTCAACCGCCGCCGCGACAACGCCATCCTCGTCTGCCACGCGCTGTCCGGTTCGGCGCGCGTGGCCGACTGGTGGCCGGAGCTGTTTCCCGGCGTGTTCGACACCTCGCGCTACTGCGTCATCGGGACCAACCTGATCGGTTCCTGCTATGGCGCCACCGGACCGGGCTCACTCAGTCCCGTGACCGGCGTCACCTATGGGCCGGACTTCCCGCTGGTCTCCATCCGCGACATGGTGCGCGCGCAGGCGGGCGTGCTCGACCACCTCGGCATCGAGCGCCTGCATACCGTGGTGGGCGGCTCGATCGGCGGCATGCAGGCGCTGCAGTGGGCGGTGGACTTCCCGCAACGGGTGGAACGCGCCATCGCCATCGGCGCCGCGCCGCTCTCCGCCATGGGCCTGGCGCTGAACCATCTGCAACGTCTCGCCATTCAACTCGACCCCGCGTTTCGCGGCGGACACTACGCCGCCGACGAAGGTCCCGAGGCCGGGCTCGCGCTGACGCGCGGCATCGCCATGCTGTCGTACAAGTCGCCGGAGTTGCTCGGCGAACGCTTCGCGCGCCGCCCCAACCGCAACGGCGAAGACCCGTACCGCGCCTACTCGGACCGCTTCGACGTCGCCGGTTACCTCGATCACCAGGGCAAAAAATTTATCGCCCGCTTCGACGCCAATTCCTACCTGGTGCTGTCGAAGGCGATGGACACCTTCGATCTCACGCGCGGGTATGAGTCGGAACGCGAGGCCCTGCGGCGCATCCGCGCGCGCGTGCTGCTGGTCGGCATATCCTCCGACTGGCTGTTTCCGCCGGAAGATGTGCGCGACCTGGCGCAACGCGTCCGCGCCGCCGGACACGCCTGCGACTACGCCGAGCTGAAGTCGTCGCACGGCCACGACGGCTTTCTCGCCGACATGGATCAACTGGCCCCGTTTATCACCGCCGCGCTCTGGCGCCCGGCGGGTAATCCGGTGCCGATCACGCGGCCGCATCTGGCGCGCGCGGCCAACTAG
- a CDS encoding homocysteine synthase, translating into MSNDNGNPQRRFATLAVHAGQAPDTATKARAVPIYQTTSYAFDDADHAARLFALKEFGNIYTRIMNPTTDVFEKRIAALEGGIAGLALASGQAAETLAIITLASAGDEIVSTTSLYGGTYNLFHYTLPKLGIKVRFVDAEDFDGLRAAVNSRTKAVYTESVGNPKLDIPDLERLAAIAHEYGLPFVVDNTTPSPALCRPIEWGADIVVNSATKFIGGHGTSIGGVIVDSGKFDWKASGRFRDFVEPDPSYHGVSYAEAFGPAAFIIKARVQGLRDTGACLSPFNSFLLLQGAETLHLRMERHSQNALEVARFLQTHREIEWVNYPALPQGKYFERAQKYLPTGAGSLVTFGIRGGYEAGRALINSLELFSLLANIGDAKSLVIHPASTTHQQLSEEEQRSTGVTPDLVRLSVGIEDVRDIIADLDRALGKGSAKSAAAARPSHVAAQAAGD; encoded by the coding sequence ATGAGCAACGACAACGGCAACCCTCAAAGACGTTTTGCCACCCTGGCGGTGCACGCCGGCCAGGCGCCCGATACCGCCACCAAGGCGCGGGCCGTCCCGATTTACCAGACGACCTCCTACGCCTTCGACGACGCCGATCATGCCGCCCGGCTGTTCGCGCTCAAAGAGTTCGGCAACATCTACACCCGCATCATGAACCCGACCACCGACGTCTTCGAGAAGCGCATCGCCGCTCTGGAAGGCGGCATCGCGGGGTTGGCGCTCGCCTCCGGCCAGGCGGCGGAAACGCTCGCCATCATCACCCTCGCCTCGGCCGGCGACGAAATCGTCTCCACTACCTCGCTCTACGGCGGCACCTACAACCTCTTCCACTACACGCTGCCGAAGCTCGGCATCAAAGTCCGGTTTGTCGATGCCGAAGATTTCGACGGCCTGCGCGCCGCCGTCAATTCGCGCACCAAAGCCGTGTACACCGAGAGCGTCGGCAATCCCAAGCTGGATATTCCCGACCTCGAACGCCTGGCCGCGATCGCGCACGAGTACGGGCTGCCCTTCGTCGTGGACAACACCACTCCGTCGCCCGCTCTCTGCCGCCCCATCGAGTGGGGCGCCGACATAGTGGTCAATTCGGCGACGAAGTTCATCGGCGGCCATGGCACCTCGATCGGCGGCGTCATCGTAGACAGCGGGAAGTTCGACTGGAAAGCGTCGGGCCGCTTCCGCGATTTCGTCGAGCCCGATCCCTCCTACCACGGCGTCAGCTACGCCGAGGCATTCGGTCCGGCGGCGTTCATCATCAAGGCGCGCGTGCAGGGCCTGCGCGATACCGGCGCTTGCCTCTCGCCCTTCAATTCCTTCCTGCTGCTGCAGGGCGCCGAGACTCTGCATCTCCGCATGGAGCGCCACTCGCAGAACGCGCTCGAAGTTGCGCGCTTCCTCCAGACGCATCGCGAAATCGAGTGGGTCAATTATCCCGCGTTGCCGCAGGGCAAGTATTTCGAGCGGGCGCAGAAATACCTGCCCACCGGCGCCGGCTCGCTGGTTACGTTCGGCATTCGCGGCGGCTACGAGGCCGGGCGCGCGCTCATCAATTCGCTCGAACTCTTCAGCCTGCTGGCCAACATCGGCGACGCCAAGTCGCTCGTCATCCACCCCGCTTCCACCACCCACCAGCAACTCAGTGAAGAAGAGCAGCGTTCCACCGGCGTCACGCCCGACCTGGTGCGGCTCTCGGTCGGCATCGAGGACGTGCGCGACATCATCGCCGACCTCGACCGGGCCCTGGGGAAGGGAAGCGCGAAATCGGCGGCGGCGGCGCGCCCGTCGCACGTTGCGGCACAGGCCGCGGGAGACTGA
- a CDS encoding Gfo/Idh/MocA family oxidoreductase: MVRFGIIGFGLHAAKRLMPGFRRAQNARVTALSRRDAQKAASSAREHAIPQAFASAEELCRSPEVDAVFIATPNNCHLGDTLLALECGKPVLLEKPMAMNAGEASQIVERARAKGLLLGIAQIFRFADSTRRLRQRIAAGEIGRVVFARSEFSYLVAAHARTWIHDATVAGGGPVADVGVHCIDALRFILDDEVARVSASAFPSAVGSMEAAALVLLEFRRSGLGAVLVSSLAEYRTPIEIVGERGVLRADNGLRVDGPITIELRRAGGVETEQVSNELAYARQVDAFAGALEGRAAFPVPGEEGWKNQLILDAAYRSMKSGRAEAIPSGDLAI; encoded by the coding sequence ATGGTGCGCTTCGGAATCATCGGCTTCGGCCTGCATGCGGCAAAGCGGTTGATGCCCGGCTTCCGCCGGGCTCAAAACGCGCGCGTGACCGCGCTGTCGCGGCGGGATGCGCAAAAGGCCGCGTCGTCCGCGCGTGAGCACGCCATCCCCCAGGCCTTCGCGTCGGCCGAGGAGTTGTGCCGGTCGCCGGAGGTGGACGCCGTTTTTATCGCGACGCCGAACAACTGCCACCTGGGCGACACGCTGCTTGCGCTGGAATGCGGCAAGCCGGTCCTGCTGGAAAAGCCCATGGCAATGAACGCCGGCGAGGCGTCGCAGATAGTAGAGCGCGCCCGGGCGAAGGGCTTGCTGCTGGGAATCGCGCAGATCTTTCGCTTCGCCGACAGTACGCGGAGGCTCCGCCAGCGCATCGCGGCGGGCGAGATTGGCCGCGTGGTGTTCGCGCGCTCGGAATTTTCCTATCTTGTGGCGGCGCACGCGCGCACCTGGATCCATGACGCGACCGTCGCCGGGGGCGGGCCGGTCGCCGATGTCGGGGTGCACTGCATTGACGCGCTGCGCTTCATTCTCGACGACGAAGTTGCCCGCGTGTCGGCAAGCGCGTTCCCCAGCGCGGTCGGCAGCATGGAAGCTGCGGCCTTGGTGTTACTCGAATTCCGGCGCTCGGGGTTGGGAGCGGTGCTGGTGTCCTCGCTGGCGGAGTATCGAACGCCGATCGAGATCGTCGGTGAACGCGGCGTGCTCCGCGCCGACAATGGGCTCAGGGTGGATGGGCCGATCACCATTGAATTGCGCCGTGCCGGCGGCGTCGAGACAGAACAGGTTTCGAATGAACTGGCCTATGCCCGGCAGGTGGATGCGTTTGCCGGTGCCTTGGAAGGCCGCGCGGCTTTTCCGGTTCCCGGCGAGGAAGGTTGGAAAAATCAGCTCATCCTCGACGCGGCGTATCGCAGCATGAAGAGCGGGCGGGCGGAAGCGATCCCATCGGGTGATCTGGCGATCTAA